A genome region from Prinia subflava isolate CZ2003 ecotype Zambia chromosome 12, Cam_Psub_1.2, whole genome shotgun sequence includes the following:
- the ABCA2 gene encoding ATP-binding cassette sub-family A member 2 isoform X3 gives MGFLHQLHLLLWKNVTLKRRSPWVLTFEIFIPLVLFFILLGLRQKKPTIPVKEAFYTAAPLTSAGILPVMQSLCPDGQRDEFGFLQYSNSTVTQILEHLSEAVEQSSLFDPQHPGLEEELESLRRHLEALSSPEPSSMETHFSSRAGSSFTLAWAAKDQGELRHFLMQNLSLPNSTAELLLGSSIDLQEVYRQFFDDLPLVPDETHERDLWDGFGPGKKMTQLEKSFPNGWRSLQEGLVHRVLRDPVAAPHQPALLHMLSQALGLTSTAVAPAISDSPQAFVTEMENVLFTGPVLEQLTCERNPGGLHRLLRVSPRQQPLLAAYQALACNGSRATRQERFAQLASKLQEQLDTPKIISRLKLEKMNSTATQHRLRALLEDLVEMEKVLRDVDILSALAKLLPRGACASKAPPPTANSTSWASANATAGNATAEEEEGTGEGPSSIDNPQGQFSAFVQLWAGLQPILCGNNRTIEPEALKQGNMSSLGFTSKEQRNLGLLVHLMTSNPKILYAPVGTEVDKVILKANETFAFVGNVTHYAKAWLNISPEIRAYLEEGRLQRRIRWLQQLTADLHKHPEILNVSDSDVLHNFLNGNFSLPNASILLQQLDTIDNAACGWVRFMAKVSVDIFKGFPDEESIVNYTLNQAYQDNVTVFASVIFQTNRDGSLPPHVMYKIRQNSSFTEKTNEIRRAYWRPGPNTGGRFYFLYGFVWIQDMMERALINTFVGHDVVEPGNYVQMFPYPCYTRDDFLFVIEHMMPLCMVISWVYSVAMMIQHIVTEKEHRLKEVMKMMGLNNAVHWVAWFITGFVQLSISVTALTAILKYGKVLMHSDVLIIWLFLAIYAVATIMFCFLVSVLYSKAKLASACGGIIYFLSYVPYMYVAIREEVAHDKITAFEKCIASFMSTTAFGLGSKYFALYEVAGVGIQWHTFSQSPVEGDDFNLLLSMMMLVVDAIVYGVLTWYIEAVHPGMFGLPRPWYFPFQKSYWLGNGRVETWEWTWPWSRNNRLSIMEEDQACAMESRRLEETRGIEEEPTHLPLVVCIDKLTKVYKTDKKLALNKLSLNLYENQVVSFLGHNGAGKTTTMSILTGLFPPTSGSATIYGHDIRTEMDKIRKNLGMCPQHNVLFDRLTVEEHLWFYSQLKSMAEEEIRKEMDKMIEDLELSNKRHCQVQTLSGGMKRKLSVAIAFVGGSRAVILDEPTAGVDPYARRAIWDLILKYKPGRTILLSTHHMDEADLLGDRIAIISHGKLKCCGSPLFLKSTYGDGYKLTVVKKQSDIRNGTEPGQPHSPLGHSSVSPCSEPRVSQFIKKYVASCLLISDTNTELSYILPSEAVKKGCFERLFQHLEQSLEELDLTSFGLMDTTLEEVFLKVSEEDQSLENSDVDMKESKDALQPPTSELGPKSEANGEPLAEAAVPEKPEVELSNLVTCSKLAQSQASLRSVSSVGSVRGDEGGAYSEFFGDYAPLFDNRQDPDNVSLQEQEAEVEAEDRDLAGQGSFKLEGSWLKLRQFHGLIVKRFHCAKRNTKALFSQILLPAFFVCVAMTVALSVPEIGDLPPLILSPSQYHNYTQPKGNFIPYANEERREYRIRLSPDASPQQLVNTFHLPSGVGATCVLKTPFNNTLDQPMQTLNLNSNESKMLAAKYFGAMCIDSFTQGLPLSNFVPPPPSPAPSDYPMSVDEDLLHAWNSTIFSTVKGTVTSAPALPRIIHEPIKCTCSMQGTGFSCPSGVGGHPPQMKVVTGDILTDITGRNVSEYLLYTSDRFRLHRYGALTFGNIQKSIPASFGARAPATVRKIAVRRTAQVFYNNKGYHSMPTYLNALNNAILRANLPKSKGNPAAYGITVTNHPMNKTSASLSLDYLLQGTDVVIAIFIIVAMSFVPASFVVFLVAEKATKAKHLQFVSGCDPVIYWLANYMWDMLNYLVPATCCIIILFVFDLPAYTSPTNFPAVLSLFLLYGWSITPIMYPASFWFEVPSSAYVFLIVINLFIGITATVATFLLQLFEHDKDLKVVNSYLKSCFLVFPNYNLGHGLMEMAYNEYINEYYAKIGQFDKMKSPFEWDIVTRGLVAMTIEGFVGFFITIMCQYNFFRKPQRLPVSTKPIEDDIDVANERHRVLRGDADNDMLKIENLTKVYKSRKIGRILAVDRLCVGVRPGECFGLLGVNGAGKTTTFKMLTGDESTTGGEAFINGHSILKELLQVQQSLGYCPQFDALFDELTAQEHLELYTRLRGIPWKDEERVVKWALKKLELTKYADKPASTYSGGNKRKLSTAIALIGYPAFIFLDEPTTGMDPKARRFLWNLILDVIKTGRSVVLTSHSMEECEALCTRLAIMVNGRLKCLGSIQHLKNRFGDGYMITVRTKSNLNVKEVVRFFNRNFPEAVLKERHHTKAQYQLKSDQISLAQIFSKMEQVVDVLGIEDYSVSQTTLDNVFVNFAKKQSDNLEQQETSPNCVLQSPLERMLSLLRPRTAPTELRALVVEEQEDLETDDEGLISFEEERAQLSFNTDTLC, from the exons ATGGGGTTCCTGCATCAGCTCCATCTTCTGCTCTGGAAGAACGTGACACTGAAGCGGCGCAGCCCG TGGGTGCTGACCTTCGAGATCTTCATCCCCCTGGTGCTCTTCTTCATCCTCCTGGGGCTGCGGCAGAAGAAGCCGACCATCCCTGTGAAGGAAG CTTTCTACACGGCGGCCCCGCTCACATCAGCCGGGATTCTGCCGGTCATGCAGTCCCTGTGCCCTGACGGCCAGCGTGATGAGTTTGGCTTCCTGCAGTACTCCAACTCCAC GGTGACACAGATTCTGGAACACCTCAGCGAGGCAGTAGAGCAAAGCAGCCTCTTCGACCCTCAGCACCCAGGactggaggaggagctggagtcGCTGCGCCGGCACCTGGAGGCCCTCAGCAGTCCTGAGCCCAGCTCCATGGAGACCCACTTCAGCAGCCGAGCAG GATCCAGCTTCACACTGGCGTGGGCAGCCAAGGACCAGGGTGAGCTGCGGCACTTCCTGATGCAAAACCTGTCCCTCCccaacagcacagctgagctgctcctgggctccAGCATTGACCTGCAGGAG GTGTACCGGCAGTTCTTTGATGACTTGCCTTTGGTACCTGATGAGACCCATGAGCGAGACctgtgggatgggtttggccCTGGCAAGAAGATGACGCAGCTGGAG AAGAGCTTCCCCAATGGCTGGAGGAGCCTACAGGAAGGGCTGGTTCACAGGGTGCTGCGAGACCCAGTggcagccccacaccagccagcactgctccacatgctctcccaggctctgggcctcaccagcactgctgtggcacCTGCCATCTCTGATAGCCCCCAGGCCTTCGTCACCGAGATGGAG AATGTCCTCTTCACTGGGCCAGTGCTGGAACAGCTGACATGTGAGCGGAACCCAGGGGGACTGCACCGCCTCCTGCGCGTGtcccccaggcagcagccactgctggcagCATACCAGGCACTGGCCTGCAATGGCAGCCGAGCCACTCGGCAGGAGCGCTTTGCCCAGCTGGCCTCcaagctccaggagcagctggacaCCCCCAAGATCATCAGCAGG CTGAAGCTGGAGAAGATGAACAGCACAGCCACCCAGCACCGCCTCCGTGCCCTCCTCGAGGACCTGGTGGAGATGGAGAAGGTTCTCCGGGACGTGGACATCCTCTCGGCACTGGCtaagctgctgcccaggggagcctGTGCCAGCAAGGCCCCACCACCCACAGCCAACAGCACCAGCTGGGCCAGCGCCAATGCCACGGCTGGCAATgccacagcagaggaggaagagggcaCTGGGGAGGGCCCATCCAGCATCGACAACCCCCAGGGACAGTTCTCAGCATTcgtgcagctctgggcagggctgcaaCCCATCCTCTGTGGCAACAACCG GACCATCGAGCCTGAGGCACTGAAGCAGGGCAACATGAGTTCGCTGGGCTTCACCAGCAAGGAGCAGCGGAACTTGGGCCTCCTTGTGCATCTGATGACCAGCAACCCCAAAATCCTGTATGCACCTGTGGGCACTGAAGTTGACAAGGTCATCCTGAAG GCCAATGAGACCTTTGCCTTTGTGGGCAACGTCACCCACTACGCGAAGGCATGGCTGAACATCTCCCCCGAGATCCGAGCCTACCTGGAGGagggcaggctgcagaggcGCATCCGCTGGCTCCAGCAG TTGACCGCTGACCTCCACAAGCATCCAGAGATCCTGAATGTCTCTGACAGTGATGTTCTCCACAACTTTCTCAATGGCAACTTCTCCCTGCCCAATGCCAgcatcctgctccagcagctggataCCATTGACAATGCTGCTTGCGGCTGGGTCCGCTTCATGGCCAAG GTCAGTGTGGACATCTTCAAAGGCTTCCCGGATGAGGAGAGCATTGTCAACTACACACTGAACCAGGCCTATCAGGACAACGTCACAGTCTTTGCCA GCGTCATCTTCCAGACCAACAGGGATGGCTCATTGCCCCCCCATGTCATGTACAAGATCCGGCAGAATTCCAGCTTCACAGAGAAGACCAACGAGATCCGGCGGGCGTACTGGCGGCCTGGCCCCAACACTGGTGGCCGCTTCTACTTCCTCTATGGTTTTGTCTGGATCCAGG ACATGATGGAGCGTGCCCTCATCAACACATTTGTTGGCCATGATGTGGTGGAGCCTGGCAACTATGTACAGATGTTCCCATACCCGTGTTATACCCGGGATGA CTTTCTCTTTGTCATCGAGCACATGATGCCCCTCTGCATGGTGATCTCCTGGGTCTACTCAGTGGCCATGATGATCCAGCACATTGTGACAGAGAAGGAGCATCGCCTGAAGGAG GTGATGAAGATGATGGGCCTGAACAATGCGGTGCACTGGGTGGCTTGGTTCATCACTGGCTTTGTCCAGCTCTCCATCTCGGTCACAGCACTCACTGCCATTCTCAAGTACGGCAAGGTCCTGATGCACAGCGATGTCCTCATCATATGGCTCTTCCTTGCCATCTATGCTGTGGCCACCATCATGTTCTG CTTTCTGGTGTCAGTGCTCTACTCCAAGGCCAAGCTGGCCTCTGCCTGTGGCGGCATCATCTACTTCCTCAGCTACGTGCCATACATGTATGTGGCCATCCGGGAGGAGGTGGCACATGACAAGATCACAGCCTTTGAGAAGTGCATTGCG TCCTTCATGTCCACCACAGCCTTTGGGTTGGGCTCCAAGTACTTTGCGCTGTATGAGGTGGCTGGTGTGGGTATCCAGTGGCACACCTTCAGCCAGTCACCCGTGGAAGGAGATGACTTCAACCTCCTGCTGTCCATGATGATGCTGGTTGTGGATGCCATTGTGTATGGGGTGCTCACGTGGTACATCGAGGCCGTGCACCCGG GCATGTTCGGCCTGCCACGGCCCTGGTACTTCCCTTTCCAGAAGTCTTACTGGCTGGGCAATGGGCGCGTGGAGACCTGGGAATGGACCTGGCCATGGTCACGCAACAACCGCCTCAGCATCATGGAGGAGGATCAGGCCTGTGCCATGGAGAGCCGGAGGCTGG AGGAGACAAGGGGCATCGAGGAGGAGCCGACCCACCTCCCCTTGGTCGTCTGCATCGACAAGCTCACCAAAGTTTACAAGACAGACAAGAAGCTGGCGCTAAACAAGCTGAGCCTCAACCTCTACGAGAACCAGGTTGTGTCCTTCCTGGGGCACAATGGTGCAGGCAAGACAACTACCAT GTCCATCCTCACTGGCTTGTTCCCTCCAACATCGGGCTCTGCTACCATCTATGGCCATGATATCCGTACGGAGATGGACAAGATCCGGAAGAATCTGGGCATGTGTCCCCAGCACAACGTGCTCTTTGACAGGCTGACAGTGGAGGAGCATCTCTGGTTCTACTCGCAGCTCAAGAGCATGGCAGAGGAGGAGATCCGCAAGGAGATGGACAA GATGATCGAGGACCTGGAACTCTCCAACAAACGGCACTGCCAGGTGCAGACTCTCTCGGGCGGCATGAAGAGGAAGCTGTCGGTGGCCATTGCCTTCGTGGGTGGGTCACGGGCTGTTATCTTGGATGAGCCCACAGCTGGTGTGGACCCATACGCACGAAGGGCCATCTGGGACCTCATACTTAAGTACAAGCcag GGAGGACCATCTTGCTCTCCACACACCACATGGATGAAGCTGACCTGCTGGGGGACCGCATTGCCATCATCTCCCATGGGAAGCTCAAGTGCTGTGGTTCCCCATTGTTCCTCAAGAGCACCTATGGTGACGGCTACAAGCTGACAGTGGTGAAAAAGCAGTCGGACATCAGGAATGGCACAG aGCCAGGCCAGCCACATAGCCCCCTGGGCCACTCCTCTGtcagcccctgctctgagccTCGTGTCTCCCAGTTCATCAAGAAATATGTGGCCTCCTGCCTCCTCATCTCAGACACCAACACAGAGCTCTCCTACATCCTGCCCAGTGAGGCTGTCAAGAAGGGCTGCTTTGAGAGGCTCTTCCAG CACTTGGAGCAGAGCTTGGAAGAGCTGGACCTCACCAGTTTTGGGTTGATGGACACCACGCTGGAGGAGGTCTTCCTGAAGGTGTCTGAGGAGGACCAGTCTCTGGAGAACAGTGACGTGG ACATGAAGGAGTCCAAGGATGCCCTGCAGCCACCCACCTCTGAGCTGGGCCCAAAGTCTGAAGCCAATGGGGAGCCCCTGGCCGAAGCGGCCGTGCCAGAGAAACCTGAGGTGGAGCTCAGCAACCTTGTGACCTGCTCCAAGCTGGCACAGTCGCAGGCATCCCTGCGCTCAGTGTCCTCGGTGGGCTCCGTGCGTGGCGATGAAGGTGGGGCTTATTCCGAATTCTTTGGGGATTATGCGCCCCTGTTCGATAACCGGCAGGACCCCGATAACGTCAGTCTGCAAG aaCAAGAAGCAGAGGTAGAAGCAGAGGATCGTGACCTGGCAGGCCAGGGGAGCTTCAAGCTGGAAGGCTCATGGCTGAAGCTGCGCCAGTTCCATGGGCTGATTGTCAAACGCTTCCACTGCGCCAAGCGCAACACCAAGGCACTCTTCTCGCAGATCCTCCTGCCTGCCTTTTTCGTCTGCGTGGCCATGACTGTGGCGCTCTCTGTGCCTGAAATAG GTGACCTGCCACCCCTTATCCTCTCACCATCCCAATACCACAACTACACTCAGCCCAAGGGCAACTTCATTCCGTATGCCAACGAGGAGCGGCGTGAGTACCG AATTAGGCTGTCTCCTGATGccagccctcagcagctggTGAACACTTTCCATCTGCCTTCTGGTGTGGGGGCCACCTGTGTGCTCAAGACACCCTTCAACAACACGCTGGACCAGCCCATGCAGACCCTTAACCTCAACAGCAATGAGTCCAAGATGCTGGCAGCCAAGTACTTTGGTGCCATGTGTATCGACTCCTTCACCCAGGGCCTTCCACTTTCCAACTTTGTGCCACCACCTCCATCCCCGGCTCCCTCTGACTACCCCATGTCAGTGGATGAGGACCTGCTCCATGCCTGGAACTCCACAATCTTCTCCACTGTTAAAG GGACCGTGacctcagcccctgccctgccccgcaTCATCCATGAGCCCATCAAGTGCACATGCTCCATGCAGGGGACTGGCTTCTCCTGCCCTAGTGGTGTGGGGGGCCATCCCCCGCAGATGAAGGTGGTGACGGGGGACATCCTGACAGACATCACAGGGCGCAATGTCTCTGAGTATCTGCTCTACACCTCAGACCGCTTCCGGCTGCACAG GTATGGGGCACTCACGTTTGGGAACATCCAGAAGTCCATCCCAGCCTCCTTCGGAGCCAGGGCTCCGGCCACAGTGCGCAAGATTGCTGTGCGGAGAACAGCCCAG gtCTTCTACAACAATAAAGGCTACCACAGCATGCCCACTTACCTCAATGCCCTCAACAATGCCATCCTGAGAGCCAACCTGCCCAAGAGCAAGGGCAACCCTGCTGCCTATG GCATCACAGTCACCAATCACCCCATGAACAAAACGAGTGCCAGCCTGTCCCTGGATTACCT CCTGCAAGGCACAGATGTGGTGATCGCCATCTTCATCATTGTGGCCATGTCCTTCGTCCCAGCCAGCTTTGTAGTATTCCTGGTGGCCGAAAAGGCCACCAAGGCCAAACACCTGCAGTTTGTGAGTGGCTGTGACCCCGTCATCTACTGGTTGGCCAACTACATGTGGGACATG CTAAACTACCTGGTGCCAGCCACGTGCTGCATCATCATCCTGTTCGTGTTTGATCTCCCAGCATATACCTCTCCTACCAACTTTCCTGCtgtcctctccctcttcctgctCTATGG CTGGTCCATCACTCCTATCATGTACCCAGCGTCCTTCTGGTTTGAGGTGCCCAGCTCTGCTTACGTCTTCCTCATTGTCATCAACCTGTTCATTGGCATCACAGCCACTGTCGCCACGTTCTTGCTGCAGCTCTTTGAGCATGACAAG gacCTGAAGGTGGTGAACAGCTACCTGAAGAGTTGTTTCCTTGTGTTCCCTAACTACAACCTGGGCCATGGCCTGATGGAGATGGCCTACAATGAATACATCAATGAGTACTATGCCAAGATTG GGCAGTTTGATAAAATGAAATCACCCTTCGAATGGGACATCGTGACACGGGGGCTTGTTGCCATGACAATTGAAGGCTTTGTTGGCTTCTTCATCACCATTATGTGCCAGTACAACTTCTTCCGAAAGCCCCA GCGCCTGCCCGTCTCCACCAAACCCATCGAGGATGACATTGACGTGGCCAATGAGAGGCACCGGGTCCTGCGTGGTGATGCCGACAACGACATGCTAAAGATTGAGAACCTCACAAAG GTGTACAAGTCCCGCAAGATTGGGCGCATCTTGGCTGTGGACCGGCTGTGTGTGGGTGTGCGCCCTGGGGAATGCTTTGGGCTACTGGGTGTCAATGGTGCGGGCAAGACCACAACATTCAAGATGCTGACAGGGGATGAGAGCACCACAGGTGGAGAGGCCTTCATTAACGGACACAG CATCCTGAAGGAGCTCCTGCAGGTCCAGCAGAGCTTGGGCTACTGCCCCCAGTTTGATGCGCTCTTTGATGAGCTGACGGCCCAGGAGCACCTGGAACTCTACACCCGCCTGCGTGGCATCCCCTGGAAGGATGAGGAGCGG GTGGTCAAGTGGGCACTGAAGAAGCTGGAGTTGACCAAGTATGCAGACAAGCCTGCCAGCACCTATAGTGGTGGCAACAAGAGGAAGCTATCCACAGCCATTGCACTCATTGGATACCCAGCCTTCATCTTCCTG GATGAGCCAACCACAGGGATGGACCCCAAGGCACGGCGCTTCCTCTGGAACCTCATCCTGGATGTCATCAAAACGGGTCGCTCCGTGGTGCTCACGTCTCACAG CATGGAGGAGTGTGAGGCCCTCTGCACCCGCCTGGCCATCATGGTGAACGGGCGGCTCAAGTGTCTCGGCAGCATTCAGCACCTGAAGAATAG GTTTGGTGATGGCTACATGATCACAGTGCGCACCAAGTCCAACCTCAATGTCAAGGAGGTGGTGAGGTTCTTCAACCGTAACTTCCCTGAGGCTGTCCTCAAG GAGCGTCATCACACCAAGGCCCAGTACCAGCTGAAGTCAGACCAGATCTCACTGGCACAGATCTTCAGCAAGATGGAGCAGGTGGTGGATGTGCTGGGCATTGAAGACTACTCTGTCAGCCAAACCACATTGGACAAT gTGTTTGTGAATTTTGCCAAGAAGCAAAGTGACAACCTGGAACAGCAGGAGACCAGCCCCAACTGTGTCCTGCAGTCACCCCTGGAGCGCATGCTGAGCCTGCTGCGCCCCCGCACTGCTCCCACTGAGCTGCGGGCCCTTgtggtggaggagcaggaggactTGGAGACTGATGACGAAGGCCTCATCAGCTTTGAGGAAGAGAGG gctcaGCTCTCCTTCAACACCGACACGCTGTGCTGA